In the genome of Pempheris klunzingeri isolate RE-2024b chromosome 11, fPemKlu1.hap1, whole genome shotgun sequence, one region contains:
- the haus7 gene encoding HAUS augmin-like complex subunit 7 — MAGALKEKQQHVRHVYALLQAASCPLVDGLYLQEAESMLQLLCAPSQHRTDILAWICSSINPSFGNCEAMTMRSKDPDVLHKEIAVVGQELMLCKADSLDLIRGVASPHRQLQFLEQLLSLVPGCKGSAGHRMDAEVLLNEIYAAENLPHLTQMLKPTFNPWPAHIKALRKGTKPSSKPSKGEAADVAALLQLTQSTLEQLQSECEFLKSEEQSPGDYSPRSLRVVLCDIQQLMTTFSHVYETDLRAYCSRDPPDFSPETDVFQRVHQLLLALITELEMIKEVSEASVSMNEDVKQLQTQPRYWSRGEKHKLQDQLEELTRRVRDVSSLLMTSSSGEQTPAKHLKPLGDC; from the exons atggcGGGtgctttgaaagaaaaacaacaacacgtACGGCATGTTTATGCCTTGTTGCAG GCTGCGTCCTGTCCCTTGGTGGATGGCCTGTATCTGCAGGAGGCTGAAAGCATGTTGCAGCTGTTGTGTGCTCCCTCTCAGCACCGCACCGACATACTGGCCTGGATCTGCAGCAG CATCAACCCGAGCTTTGGCAACTGTGAAGCGATGACCATGAGGTCCAAAGACCCAGATGTTTTGCATAAAG AAATTGCGGTGGTTGGGCAGGAGCTGATGCTGTGCAAAGCGGATTCCCTGGACCTGATCAGG GGCGTTGCCAGTCCCCACAGACAGCTTCAGTTCTTGGAGCAGCTTTTATCGCTGGTCCCCGGCTGCAAGGGGTCTGCTGGGCACAGAATGGATGCAGAGGTGCTACTGAACGAGATCTATGCTGCTGAGAATCTGCCTCATCTCACACAAATGCTTAAACCCACATTCAACCCCTGGCCTGCACACATCAA GGCTTTACGAAAGGGCACCAAGCCATCTTCTAAGCCAAGTAAAGGAGAGGCGGCTGACGTTGCTGCTCTTCTACAGCTCACTCAGTCGACACTGGAGCAGCTCCAGTCAGAG TGTGAATTCCTGAAGAGTGAAGAGCAGAGTCCTGGTGACTACTCTCCAAGGTCATTGCGTGTGGTGTTGTGCGACATCCAGCAGTTAATGACTACTTTCAGCCATGTTTACGAAACAGACTTGAGAGCTTACTGCAGCAGAGATCCCCCAGACTTCAGCCCAGAGACCGACGTCTTCCAGAGAGTACACCAACTGCTGCTGGCCTTAATCACG GAGTTGGAAATGATTAAGGAAGTATCAGAAGCTTCTGTGTccatgaatgaggatgtgaagCAGCTACAAACACAGCCTCGCTACTGGAGCCGAGGAGAGAAACACAAGCTGC AGGACCAACTGGAGGAACTCACCAGGCGAGTTAGAGACGTTTCCTCCTtgctgatgacatcatcaagcGGTGAACAGACACCGGCCAAACACTTAAAACCTCTGGGGGATTGTTGA
- the mrpl49 gene encoding large ribosomal subunit protein mL49: MAASFILQSSALRELLRAAFRQRGRAAGPPSAGLRCLCDAAPRENKAVILESAEEYKFVERLIPPSRVPAPPRHAGPAPSGWTPPADSPPPLPYMIRRSRMHNIPVYTDLTHGSRRTTLVRKVEGDIWALEKDVKRFLKEATGKELPTQVNEVTMTLKVKGHFDKELRQWLASKGF; the protein is encoded by the coding sequence ATGGCGGCCTCCTTCATCCTTCAGTCTTCCGCGCTCCGCGAGCTCCTGCGGGCAGCCTTCAGGCAGCGCGGCCGGGCAGCGGGACCTCCCTCTGCCGGCCTCAGGTGTCTGTGTGACGCTGCTCCGCGGGAAAACAAGGCGGTGATATTAGAGTCTGCGGAAGAATACAAGTTCGTGGAGCGGCTCATCCCACCGTCACGGGTCCCCGCTCCGCCTAGACACGCCGGTCCTGCCCCGTCAGGCTGGACCCCTCCGGCGGACTCCCCGCCGCCTCTGCCCTACATGATCCGGCGCTCCCGCATGCACAACATCCCGGTGTACACCGACCTGACCCACGGCAGCCGCAGGACAACGCTCGTCCGGAAAGTGGAGGGCGACATCTGGGCTCTGGAGAAGGACGTGAAGCGGTTCCTGAAGGAGGCGACGGGGAAAGAGCTGCCTACACAGGTCAACGAGGTCACCATGACCctgaaggtcaaaggtcacttcGACAAAGAGCTGAGGCAGTGGTTGGCCAGCAAAGGcttctga
- the LOC139210161 gene encoding ninjurin-1, which translates to MDTDRSLNGEAAALNKLGDIEALTVRSGKVHRPINLNHYATKKSAAQSMLDVALLMANSSQLKTVLYVGPHYRFYIPLLVLLSLSITLQVAVGLLLVFIVKYDLNDTRKHAKLNRMNNTATVLVFFTVLINIFITALGFEGHAVQTMSPLISVPETLPATLNMTGGM; encoded by the exons ATGGACACAGACCGCAGCCTGAATggagaggctgcagctctgAATAAACTGGGCGACATCGAG GCACTGACAGTCCGCTCTGGAAAAGTGCATCGGCCCATCAACTTAAACCACTACGCCACTAAGAAGAGTGCAGCTCAGAGCATGCTGGACGTTGCCCTGCTGATGGCCAACTCGTCCCAGCTGAAGACCGTTCTCTATGTGGGGCCTCATTACCGTTTCTACATCCCCCTCCtggtgctgctgtctctgtccatCACACTGCAGGTCGCAGTGGGGCTGCTGCTCGTCTTTATTG TGAAGTACGATCTGAATGACACGAGGAAACACGCCAAGTTGAACAGGATGAACAACACGGCGACAGTCTTGGTCTTCTTCACCGTACTCATCAACATCTTCATCACAGCGCTTGGATTTGAGGGCCACGCCGTTCA gaCAATGTCACCTTTGATATCAGTGCCAGAGACTCTGCCTGCCACCTTGAACATGACCGGTGGCATGTAG